A single Buteo buteo chromosome 17, bButBut1.hap1.1, whole genome shotgun sequence DNA region contains:
- the LOC142041153 gene encoding serine protease 55-like, with protein sequence MLLLTLFCVASLISSINAECGLRPSYESFLDTGKRITAGRYAKTGEFPWHVSIQSNGKHICGGTMISALWILTAAHCFAEEVPPDLTVVVGGTDLSRPLEQHRPDSLILHENFDRMSMQNDIALILLSNPIEFSNEKIPICLPFIYDINTWQHCWIAGWGTTSAPVAVPASHVLQKARMKLISREECSERIPQLEENMLCAELEKGERGACQVDSGGPLVCSYWNTMKWFQVGIVSWGEDCAEKPNHEILVSVYSYHGWIETETAIRGKPFFIEGVDNHANGEVVLSRAETRLVFLECRLLLFISLIAIRLL encoded by the exons TGCTGCTCCTTACCCTCTTTTGTGTAGCTTCTCTGATCAGCAGCATCAATGCAG AGTGTGGCCTCCGACCATCTTACGAGTCCTTTCTGGACACTGGCAAGAGGATCACAGCAGGGAGATACGCCAAGACTGGGGAGTTCCCGTGGCACGTGAGCATCCAGAGCAACGGGAAACATATCTGCGGAGGCACCATGATCAGCGCATTGTGGATTTTAACTGCGGCTCATTGCTTTGCGGAAGAGGT GCCACCAGATCTCACTGTTGTAGTGGGGGGAACTGACCTCAGCCGCCCGCTGGAACAACATAGGCCGGACAGCTTGATCCTCCACGAAAACTTTGACAGAATGAGCATGCAAAATGATATCGCTCTGATCCTGCTCAGCAATCCCATTGAGTTCAGCAATGAGAAAATCCCCATCTGCTTGCCCTTCATATATGACATCAATACGTGGCAACACTGCTGGATTGCTGGGTGGGGAACAACAAGTGC ACCTGTTGCGGTTCCAGCGTCCCACGTGCTGCAGAAAGCGCGGATGAAGCTCATCAGCAGGGAGGAATGCTCGGAGCGGATCCCGCAGCTAGAGGAGAACATGCTGTGTGCTGagctggagaaaggagaaagaggtgCCTGCCAG GTGGACAGCGGGGGACCTCTGGTCTGCAGCTACTGGAACACCATGAAGTGGTTTCAGGTTGGCATCGTCAGCTGGGGAGAAGATTGTGCAGAAAAGCCAAACCATGAGATCTTAGTATCTGTTTACAGCTACCATGGCTGGATCGAGACTGAAACAGCCATAAGGGGGAAACCGTTCTTCATTGAAGGCGTGGATAACCATGCAAATGGCGAGGTGGTTCTTTCCAGGGCTGAGACACGGCTGGTGTTTCTTGAGTGTCGCCTCCTTTTATTTATCTCTTTAATAGCAATTAGATTACTCTAG